In Hippoglossus hippoglossus isolate fHipHip1 chromosome 19, fHipHip1.pri, whole genome shotgun sequence, the DNA window GTTAACAGCAGGACTGTGGTCACGGCAGACTGACCCCCGTCTGCTGGCCACATTTCTCTgctccatcagctgctgtctgctgctgctcgtccGTACTACTCCTCAACTGCAGCTCGCTTCAGAGGCACGGGACTTTGTAAATGCGAGGTTAATCTACCGGCGCAGTCAAATGCCTGAACTGGAATGGATGAACTTGGTGAAATGTGGGTTTGGGGTGTATGAGAAGcattctctgctgctgtgcagCCGCTGCTCAGTGAACTACTACGATTACTCCGAGCTGTCGACCAGCTGCGACTGCTGCAGTCAGTCAACAGGTAACAAACAGTAAGGAATTATATTTAGTTGGTTTAACCATGTGTTACTAAAGTGTTGAAAATGACCTTGTTCTTTCTtgcatattgtttattttggctaataatttccattttccatCCTTAATGTATTAAACCCATACAAAGATCAACAGTTTAACACTTTTCATTCTTTGATACTCTCCTCAACCAATTCAAAGCAACGCTGTGCAACTTTTTTCccttcaaacagcagcttcaaatttaatttgatggttcactgacttggaatatggagaatgtttcctctgtcaTCTCCACTCCTCACCGTGAACGTCTGTTCTTACTCCTTGTAACTTTGTGAcaagtgtggaactgactgaaAGCCTTTTTATTAGACATGACCTACAGGTCAAATTTAGTTTACCTTCCACATTATTCAgatgagaggtggagcagccgggtgcagcagacagaggcagaaagaaCCACGATGCACCCAAAAACCGTGGTCAGCTCTAATCACCACAAActgtcttgacatcttcgttggtgtcCTCTACGTGTAGGACGCTGCTTTTTCAcagggagatatttgttttctttaggtattttttttttaatttttgcgtCTGTAGCGTGTTTGAAGCGCCATCAACTGCCCCCACTGGATCGCGGTAAATCCAGCGTGGGAtcacctgctgtgttcacacattgacttctcctggatttctacagactttataccaggAGGTCAGGCGGATAGATTCTGCAGAAACTACGAGGCCTCtaactcggacatttgcgttcacacaaaATACGGAGGAACagcggagtccagtgcatgtttGAGAGCAGCTTGATAGTTGAAACATACATTTGAGGACCAGCAAGTTCAGAGTAATGCTGAACTTTAGATCAGTTCAAAAGacttagaagtcattaaaataataacaaatattgttgtatttgttacaactgcagctcttcaggttcaggaagccggggatcacAAGGAATATCCACGgttgagttgtgtttctgttcactgACACAATtaatgtggctgcagagggcgctgttgctcagtaaaagtgacatagtgttgctttaaattctGCACCAAGGTATGTGCCTGCAGAGGACAGGACAATAGGGTGATGTTGGCCATGCTGTGGTTGGGGGTCCTTAAAGCCTGTCATGGGCCGTGACATGAAATAATCAGTAACTGTTGCTACGAGACAAACtcagattcaagattcaagtcTAGATACAGttacaaaataattataatcTTCGATTGTCGAGGAGagtacatgtaaataaaaaaatttaaaaacagatcaCTGCAACAACGGCTGAACCGTCAAACCTTCATATGCATGGATATTTCAtgtttcctccatctgtccccAGGGATATTTGGCCAGCGTCTAGAGGACACGGTGCAGTATGAGAAGAAGTTTGGCCCCCGGCTGGCCCCTCTGCTGGTGGAGCAGTGTGTGGACTTCATCAGGGAGCGGGGTCTGGATGAGGAGGGTCTCTTCAGGATGCCGGGACAGGCCAACCTGGTCAAAGATCTGCAAGAGGCCTTCGACTGCGGTGACAAGCCTCTGTTTGACAGGTAGACAGAAGGGGGTGTGGGGGTGCTGCAGCTTTTTAAGAGTGATCATTAAACTCTCAACATCCAGGAGAGAGAGCATTATTTTTCTGCGCTCTCTTGTAGTAACACAGACATCCACACGGTGGCATCCTTGCTGAAGTTGTACCTGCGGGAGCTGCCTGAACCAGTCATTCCCTTCTCCAAATATGAAGACTTTCTAACCTGTGCACAGCTTTTGGccaaagatgaggaggaggtatgtgcaagtgtgtgtttgtgtgtgtgtttgtgtgtttgtgtatttgtactaTATTTCTGAGGACtattttgagcatagacctttACGGAGTGacgacattttgggaaagtaaGGACATCTAGGCTGGTCCCCAATTGtctgtttgagggttaaaacATGCTTTTAGGGTCAAGGTTAGAATTATGTCCGGGTTTGGGTTTGGGAATTGAACCCATCTCCTCTGGAAGGACACAGGAGGTGCAATATACAGttttcacacaatcacaaactgctgtcacagctgtcaggggcaacTTGGTATTCAGTATCGTGCCCAAGGACAACTCGGTATGTGGAAAGGGTTGAGACAGGGATCAAGCTGCCAACCGTCTTTTTAGTGGACAACGCGCTCTACTCTTCTTAGAGCCTatagccacacacacagtaaagaaAATGATTTGCCATGAGTCTTAACAGAGCAATGAGTGTCAGCGCTAAGACAGAAGAAGTAAAAgattgggtgtgtgtgtatgatgttgTACCTAAAACTGATATAACCTCTCTTTAATCAGGGGGTCCAGGAGCTTGGAAATCAAGTTAGCACTCTACCTCTACCTAACTTCAATCTCCTCAAGTACATATGCAAGTAAGTGCACTGCCTTCTTTTCTTCTGATTCCAAGGAACAACAGCGACTGACACATTTATTGATGTGTATATTTGATCCGTTTTGGTTGTTTCCAGAATGATAATTAACACATAAGAATTCAGGAGGAATACAACTTCAGTATTTAACTCTTAATCTGTCTAGATTCCTTGATGAGGTCCAGTCCCACTGTATTCAGAACAAGATGAGTGTCCAGAACCTCGCCACAGTATTTGGACCAAATATCCTTCGACCCAAGATGGAGGACCCAGTCACCATCATGGAAGGTATGGACGATATAGTCACCGCGAACTACCGTAAAATCCCATATTGCAATGCAGCTAGAAGTACTGACAATTAAACATACTAAATACATAAATCTTTGATCATCCTATCTGAATGTGTTTCATATCGTCCAGGCACCTCTCTGGTCCAGCACCTGATGACAATCCTCATTAGGGAACACAACCGTTTGTACTCAGGTAGGGACCAGGAGGGACTCACCGTACCTCAAACTGAGCTCCCCATCCAGGGGCATCAGCTGCAACATCGCAGCCTGGGAGCCTGGATCTCTGAGGAGGACCTTCAGAGCGGCCCGGTCTCCAACCCCGACCAAGAGATAGACAGCAGTGCCTCGTCCCTGGACGCCAAACTGTGTGCGGCGGTCACACCCACCCAAAGCCCGAACCTAAACCCTGGACCAAAACTGGGGTCTTCGTCAGGGAAGGGCGAGACAGTGGTCAGCCCGAGCAAACAATCCAAGACCATTCCTTCCTGGAAGTACTCGTTCAAAAGCTCCTCAGCGCCACGTTCTCAGCCACAAGCCAAGCAAGGCACTGGCGGTGCAGGCTCTGTGGCAGATACAACTAGTGTATCTTCtggtgggggaggaggtggaggtggtggtgggggtaaCTGGCTCATGAATGGTTTGTCCTCCTTGAGGGGACACCGGCGCACATCCTCAGGCGAGCGGTCCGCCCGTGACCGTGACTCCACCGGCTCCTCGCAAAGACTGTCCACCTATGACAATGTCACCTCCTCGTCCAGCATGGGGAGCGTACCGAGCGTATCCAGCACCCCGtggtccacctcctcctgcgaGATCTCCGTTCCAGACTCGGCGAGCGAGCCTTCAGCAAACGAGAACTGTGGAGAGAGTGGGGAGAAGGGGGATTGGATGGAGAGCCAGAGGGAGATCGACAgaggaagggatggagggatgatgacGGACCCGGGCTCTGAGCAGGACAGTTGCGAGGCCATggagctgtgcagcagcagtgcggCCTGCAGCGAGAATGGGAACATGGTCGCGGCAGCAGGCGTGCCGTCCATTATCATGTCCGAGGATGGAGACGAGGTAAATTCAACGCTGAGCAGTCTGGTGGAAGGACTGAAGGACGAGCTGATGAAACAGAAGACTTCCTACGAGGCAAGGATACAAAAGTAAGTCTGTGCGCTAGCATTTACGAAACTTCTTCATAGGTGTGTAGATTTCGTTTGTCAAATAATTTGTTCACTATCAAGGGTCCTTGGCAAGAGTGACTACAACACAATGGGGTCAACTGCTAAGTTGGTATTTAGTGGAATTGATACAGACTATTTCTTGTTACACTATGTACAGATatacaacaaaacatattttctaaCTTGTGTGTTACATTACTGGGGAGTAAACGTGAATTTCAATGACCtttgtcttttgtctgtgttgtgttgcatcTCCTCAGACTGGAAGAGTCCAGCGCTGCTCTGTGTGCGCAGATGGAGCGTTTGGAACAAGAGATGGAGCAGGAAAGGAAGAAGCAACGCATGCTGGAGATCAAACTGCGAAACTCCGAGCGGGCAAGAGAGGATGCGGAAAACCGCAACCGGCTCCTTGAGAAGGAGATGGAGGATTTCTTTTCCACGCTGGGAGATCTGGCCCTGGGTGCGAGGACTAGCGACATTTGATACGTCCGGGCCACTCGTCTGTCTTGTGTCCAAAACTGTGGCTGTCATCAGGGTTTATAGTTTGGGggctgattgtttttttcaacgCCCTCCTCAGTGCATCAGGGCGTTCCTTTAAAAGAAGAACACAGCAAGAGAATAATGGAACTGGCCATATTTGAATACATTCAGGACAAACTCAGATGGAAGAGGACATTGTGAAGGAAGTAAAAATCAAACTGGGACTGACTGTGCGGCCCGTGTCAGAATCATCTCCATCAAGCATCAGGCAGTTGTGACTTTGTTTCACGTTAAGCTGGGGCTCCTGTGATCACACTCCAGGGTAATGGGAAGCAGTATTTTAACAGTTTGGATGATCACATGTAACTGGTGGAACTTCCTGTTCTCTGACACTCTCTGACCTGGAGAGCACTGACCTCTGACACCGCtacatgacacagacacaagtgaATACTGTTGGAGATGCTCATGTCAAATTCAGTCAGCTGATTGAAATTTGTCTCAATCTGATACTTATCTTGAAATGAGATGTTTTGTATGATGTATTTGGGCCAtactgaagaaaagaaaaatctgagattttgagaattAAATTGTAATATTAAGAATGAATTAGTAATTAAGAGGAAAGTCGGTATTTAACGcgaaaaaagtcatactttatttagaaaaaaggcgtaatattattaaaataaagagaaagacatTATTTAGGAAATAAGCATCAGGTTTAATTCATGGTTGCTGCAGTTCCTTTGGATCCAGCATCAGGATTATCAATCTCATTGTTTCATGACAAACTACAAAACACAGATGTGACCAACAATAaccaccaaacatttcctcctccacaagaGGAacgtgtggttctttcttcacaaCAGACAGCGTTTATTGATTATTAAGTCCTCGAACTATTTTGTTAATTATGAAGCCTATACTAAACTGTAAGTTAACAAGATGTCCACATTCCTCACTCTAACACAACCTTTTCCTCCttatattacaactttattcttgtaatattatgccTTCATTTTTCTAAAGATCtcaatatgttttaatttccctttaagtggcccGAATATTCCATCACAGTTTTGGGATATGGTTTTATTCACATATTTGTCCTCAGCCTGAAGTGGTAGCTAACCAGTAAAATCACACTCTCTTTGGCTGGATATGAAGAtacagaagtgttttttttaaaagagtgCTGTACATTATACAGAGTGACAAAAGGTTTACTGTTTCTGGACTTATAGTTGGAATAAGCAGCAGAAATGAAAGTTAAAGGATCTACATTTGCTGGGCTGATATCTCTCTGAAGCTATTAGCGTGGCTAGAGACCATTAGGGTTCATGTGTTTGCGTGATTTGAGTGAACAGACTCTCGAACAACAGCTTTAGCAGAGGTTCTTTATCCTGCTGTCCTGTATTTGTGCTGCAAACACATGATGCTGTTTTACTGTGGAGCAGGTTCAGAAATCCAGGTTTTTCCAAGTTATCCTGTTTGGTCACACAACCAATCAGAAGCAGTAGCCAGTGGAACCTCTGCAGTTGCCTCTTCCAGTGCCTCTCGTCACCATCTACATGGTTTCCATGTCCCTTTGATGGCAAAGCCTCAGTCTTCGGTTGACTCCGATCCTCACAGATGTCAATATACCTTTaacatgcagacaaacacaacagggaTGATGAACACATTTTCCTCAAGAATGTTCCACTCAGCGCACGCTGCCTCAGTGTGGCCCAGTTGGTGAAGACCATTACCGGTGCACAGTAAATACCAAAGCTGGAGCGCCTCAGCTGTTCGCTCACTAAACATCAGGATGGCCTGCCTGGAAGACGTGTTGGTTTTGGCACATGAAGCTGAACACTGCCCTCAAAAAAACAATGGAATTTCCTGGTTGTGCCTTCAGGGAAGTGTTTTGAAATAGGAAAAAGGTAGAGTGTTGCTTGCTTGTCCAGAGATGTAGTGCATATATTGGCCCATAGTACACACAGTGGCTgcattgttgtttcttttttttatatatatatggcgACAAACTGCTGAAGATGAATACCTTGATCTCCCCAGAAGGTGCCAATTCTTGTGAAAGTGATTTGTGAATTGAATGGAAGTTTTGAATCGAGAATGTATACTTGTAGTGAATGTAATGTGTTGTCGATGAAACCAGCccgatgaaaaaagaaaaaaggaaacgaTTAACAGAGGGTAAAAAATCGGATAAACTCTCTGTAATACTGAACATGTGATGTATTATGGGATGCATTAAACAGATCCAGGTGGCTGTGATGTGCTTTATAGATCTAGTCCTTgggattattattttatatttcgaAAAATGAAGAGTTCGCAGATATTGGTTTTCTGAGAATTGCATGTTGTTACTTTGCTGAAAAATGTCTTTTAGCAACTTATCACGAATCAGAAGAATGTCCGCAAGCGGTTAAAGTGACACTTGTTCCTTTAAAGGCGCCACAAACAGTATATATtattaaaagtgaaagtgtgCTTTCAGTTGgataatgtgactttttttttttttttacacaaacaaacataaagccAGTGGTATTACACTACCCTTGTTAATTGCACAGGCTGACAAGGTGTTTTTTTCCATTGAGGCCTATGTACGACCACCACCACTAGGGTCCACACTACAAAGTCTAAAGCAGGTTCTTTGATTCCAACAGAGACAATAATTTTCCTCTTATGTACGTCTCACAATtgaaggtgtttttttatttctctgctggTTATCTATGGTGCTTATTTATTATGGATTTCCACTATTGTAATGAATGGACATGTATGGGAATAAAAGTGACAAAGATCATTAGTGAACTTGGCATATTTGATCTTGTCTGACAAACCAGTGCGTCTGTTCATGTCTGTCATTATTGAAAAAGAGTAGATCATCCCAtcttgtgtttattatttcagCCTGGGTACCACCCACACAAAGAATGCAGAAGACCCAACACACCGAAGAGTTTTATGTGGacgatttgatttgattgtgaAAAACTACTTTCATGACTACACAGAGTCAAGAATGCTCCTCAGGATGTAGGCGGATACGTTTCCTAGTCACTGATCAAAATAACTTCACTGCAATAACATTAGCTGATTGACCACAAGATAGAAATCTCCTGGAACACCTAAAAAAGAAGATGGAACAAAAATCAACCTCtgtcaaaatgacaaaaagaggaaaagctcAAAACCAAAACCCTCATCTGTCCAGCTTGGTGGTTCTACCATTTACCCGAAGATTTCACTAATCAGAAGCCAGTAGATGAATACAAGACTGATCTGTTATCAGATCCAGTAAAAGGCTTGGTCTGTGGTCCACTCACTGAAGAGGGTAAGTCAGAAATCCACGAAGAGCTGAAAGAGGTTGAAGTTTCTCACAAAATGCTGaattagattattattttttacaccTAGTTATTTTTAAACTGGACAGATACACATACTTATattgataaacattttaaacaaaagattGTGacgattatttattttccaactcTTATCGTCTTATCGTCCAATTACTGTATACCACATAAAAGGACTTGGTTTGTCCAAAACAGAAATTAACTGTACAGTATGAATGAACGTTTAGAAAGAAAGAGGATGACATACAAGCACACATCAaagtgtatttcttttatttgcagtacatgtttttttattttgtaatattttttaaagaggtGGCATCATCAGATCCCAGTGCGTGTATTCTAGTAGTGCACTTCTTCGTTGGCTGCGGTTTATGGGGACAcgcagatccaggaattcttaAAACTACTTGCATGGCTGGATTCACTAGCAAACATTACAAACCAGCACCATACATTTAATGATTTCTTGTAGGTATTTtactcatcttttttttttttgtgttcacTAACATTATTGTCCTTACCACATCCCATAAATTAATCTGTCTGCCATGTTCTGACTCAAAGACCCTTCTGTCCCTAAATCAAACCCTGGTTTACAGATTTGTTTGGTGGGTAAGACTGATTACATAATAGTATGACTATAAACAagtcacagaaataaaaattgatcttattcttaaaaaaaggaaaacatggaTTGACAGtaccaaacattttctttacctTCAGGAGACAGCTAACAAAGGCTAGGCCCATCACATACTACTAGCACAGTTTGCTGAAGGTATTGcacatttagtttaaaaacaaaaacaaaagaaaacaaaaacataaaaagaacaaaaaaatacatataacaaTTCTCTTACTTCTAGGTGAAGTATACATAATGTACAAAACTAGAAGTCTGTTGAAACCGACAAATAGTAcactttcaaataaataaataatggaatCTGTTATTCACACGTCTTCGATAGCTAATTCTGCAGGCGACTAAATATATGCAAGAACTGGCAGAAATTCAGTGTGAGGTAGTTCATCAAAGCCGACTTAAATCAGAATGACATTGTTTGGAGAGATGCAGTAATCATAtcaaaaagcaacaacaacctaagaacaggaagaaaaaacaaacaaacaagcaaaaagCCCCTAATGTTGGGCTAGAAAATTAAGAGCACTTTAGACAACAAAGTGTTTATTTCGGATTGATTCTTTTTCACTAATTTGACAAATGTGCTAATAAGACAAATGGATACGTCAATTTTCTCCCTGCTATTGCTGCCTTTCGTAAGGATGTGCCTCCGTCCTAGGTTTTACTCCTCGtctgtcaaaatgtctgcagcacaTTTAGAATTGGACATTTTTTGCTGTTGGGAGTCTGGAATAAATGAAGCATTGTGCTGTGCTAATGCTAACTTTGCTAACGGACCCTTGATgatgtgatttgttttccattctggtcactgaaaagaaagaaggagcCGTTGCACCAGCTGTTTGTAAGTTTAAATCTATCGGAGTTATATAATAGATAATGTTAAGAAAGTCGAGATGCATTGAAGAATTAAAATGGGTTGCACCACACAAACTAGCTCTCATgtagtttttattaaatatttacaccCAGTAACTGCTTTTAAAGCCAACAATAGTTGGCTAATAATCAAATATGAACTTTTATGTAGCTACAGTAACTATTAAAGATAATAGCTTGCCAATAAAGTAAGGATTAATTGTTGTAGCTACTAtaactgacaaaaataaatgttaaatgccagcatatttataattattagtaAATAACATTGTTATTACATGAATTATGTTAGAATGAGTTATCCAATAAAACTACTGACAGTAAGTCAGATATTTCACACAAAATACCAACTCATTTTGAAATCTAAATACCTAATGTACGCACGTATATACTAATATATTAACTGCCTTTAAGAAGGAATGGCAGCAGAATACAATAAATCTTACAGCTTTGTAATGTTTCCACTGATTTCGCTACAGTGCGACAAACTACTTTTGGCAGCCAGTTTTAAAAAGGTGCAACCCGATTTAGTAAATTACAAGAAATAAAGCATTCTCGCATTTGGTAATGGATTCCCAAAAAGCTGGTGCAAGTCCAGATGTACGTGAATGGCTACGTCTGTGTTAAGCCCGACAGCCGTCATGGAATAACAAGTCACCAAAGCTGAGCACAGCACAAAGCTACAGAAAACCTACAGAGTTAGCTTAGTGGGTACATGTCCATGTCAGGGACCAAGACAGGTTGTAGACAGAGGTTATGCTCTGTGTTACACGTTAAGATAATCTTAGCATAGTGACGCTTATGCCTCTTGTCAAAACTCCATCACACAAGCTAACGATCCGTGACAGATGCGCAAACATTTTGAGCAGGCGGAACGGCTACGTAACGTCTCAATAGATGGACAGAGCGAATTATTAAATATCGTCAACTCCTTTGATTTACTCATTTATGACCAAAACTATCATGATCTTCGAAGGAAAACGACTTAAATCTGTCTTTTAACGATAAACATCCAAAACCATCCACAAAATACTGACAATATAATAGAATTctctcattttcatttgctgcagTAGTTAAAACGTAAAATCTGAACTTTTCggttcatttttctcttttacaatCACCACATTTAATTAGTCATCAAAAGGAGCCGAAAAAGTagaattaaaatgaatttcAGTTGCTGTCACTGCAAGGAAATTGCTCTTTTTATTACTTTGATGAAAGACCTTGATAAAACTGCCCTCTCTTCtgaaatgacaaacacatgCTTAAGCATCTCGCCGCATACATCGCCACTTTCTTTACCCTGCCAGACACCAGTCTCCCTGCCCAAGGGTCAAAAGCAAAACAAGTagaaaaatatacaatacaTTTGTGAGAACTACAACCCCATCATACATTATTTGTTTGATATGGACACTACTACTGCTGTTATTATCCAAACGCCATAAAAACCTACACGTGATGAACACACTTCCTCCCACCTACTCAGGAATGAATGACAAACAGGCACTTTtcctttcaaaacaaatcaaaaacacttaaaaagggCACTATTATTGCATACAGTAAGAATAACGTTTCCTTTTTACTCGGCtcgtttgtgctgctgttttaacATGCAAAGTTTTAGGTTCTTTAATTCACAATTGCAGGCAAGTCTGGTAAGCTAAGTGTTTGGCCaacttttagaaaaaaaacaaaaacaaaaacaaaaaagatcaCTTTtcgatttttttcaaattcacaaAAGTACATTACTAATAACAGGATGTGGTAGTAGGAAGCAGACATATTTTTCACACCATCAGGCTGCATAATCGCTAATCCCTCCGAGACACTTAATACCAACATGTTCACGCGCGTTCTCAATATCACAATTCCCTACTTGACTGAAGCACATTCTACCCAACACCGTCACCGATTTTAAACCCAACGCACAACTCTACCTCTCAAACAAACCTCCCGAAgcacgacaaaaaaaaaacattccaaagTCCCTCACTGCCAAAGCAAGCCAGAGGAGAACGTGAGGCAGCTCCGTGCAGCGAGTTCTCCAAAGCAACAACCACCACTTCACTCCCGTAACGTCCCACTGCCTGTTGCAGACAAGAAAGGAGGAACTTTAAAGCACTTAAAAACTCACTAAATGTTCCAAAGTATCTTGCTGGACCTCACTGTGCCATTATCGATCCCATAGCTCAAGTGTAATCACACGCTGAAAGAATATCtcaggattttttaaattttgactAAACAAGAagtgaagaaggaaaaaaattaagaagATTTCATTTAGTTGAAATTTACAATGTAGGCTGTAGTAGTGACTCACAAGAAAAAATAGTTTTACAAATAAATCCAAGTGACCTCAGTCAGTCAGATAAATGCATACGTCATatgcatttaaaacaatttccaTATGACCTGACATAAGGTAAGGGGAGTACTTAGACCGTACATTTGTCAATAAAATTATGTCTCAATGGCTCACTGCAAACTCATAGATAAAACTACATCTACCATAAAATCTGTACAAACTCTGTCTACATTTATATGGCAAATTGTAAAAGCAAGTGAAAACAAACGACtttcaacagaaaaataaatcacattaaacaGTTTACAGATATTTCTTTAAACTCTCACTGTCGGTTAATACAAACCGGAACGTAGTAAAATCATAAAAATTCTCTTATCATCATCTTAGGTTTCTGAAAAATTAAGAAATGCCACAATAAATTACAGCTAGgactaaaaaaaaatatcctaatttaaaaataaaggaCTATAactcataaaaataaaagaaaaatgatctGTCCTTTCAGAAATATTTCTCAAACAGCTAGCTGGCTAATCAATACACTACTGGAGACGAGCACAGAGGGGAGGTGGGAGGACTCAGATGAAGGGGGCGGGGCCTTAAGCCTGCGTCAGGCTGAGCGGTCAGAGGTGACCAGAGGGGCGTGGCCCAGGCCGGGACCGGGAGCAGGTGTAGACGATCGTCATCTGCAGCAGCCCAGGAGGCCGGTGGTCATAGCAGCAGCGGTGGCGACGACGGTGGCGGTGCGGGCCATCTCCAGGCTGCCGTCGGCATCGGCCAGGGTCAGGTTGGtggacatggaggagggggaggatgtCTACGAGGAGGAAGGgtgggggctgctgctgctgctcactgttgCACCTGTGCTGTGAGAAACAAGAGAGGGGCTGTAGTCAGCCGTCGAACGTTGGCGCATAATTGCTGAGCTAACAAAGTCTGGGTCATGCTAGAGGGATGGAGCTCTTTCAGAATGTCAAAGAAATGTTTCCAACATGGTGGTATCCATAACTCTAAAGCTGTTTGAGAGCAAAGGGAGGAACTGCCCAGTATTAGCATAGTGCTCTATGAGCCTATGTTGTGGTCCATTGTCCTTCTCTGACATGGTAAAAGCTCATTTGAACATGCAGTctcacacaaacaattaaatccACTAACCTATGGACGCTGGCTGTCCCCTGATGATGCCATTCTTTGTCCTTTCCTCGCAGTCGAACACCTCTTTGTATATCAAGTCTGCAGCAAACAAATGCGATGGTTTGAGTCagtgaggaggtgagagagaaaaaaacggAGGGATCAGTGCTGTAAAATCTAGTTGTCAAAAACTTGAGTTGTAAGAGAAAGAGTAAAATGGTAGAAATGATGATGTTCAATAATATAGGAAGGTGCATTCTATATCTAATTTATAAGTCTGCTCCTTCTTAGGTCACAAACACTAGATCATTAGGTAGACAGACAAAACAGtttctaataaataaattaaaaaaaatctaacattaAGCACGTTAAAAAACGTTTTACTTTCATAAGGCAAAAATGAACACATGCccatttttacattattatctGGAGTGAGACATGAGGCGATGTGTCCTCCAGGAGTGACTGTGGCAACACCAACATGTCACACTTCAGGTGTGAATTCCCTGCGGTTATTATCGTGCCGTCAACACAGGAAGGAGCAGCTACGTGAAGGAAGCATCAcatcttctttctctttccttagATTGTCTCATGTTTTGAcatcatttctttcattgtgCCAATTTTCTTCCAGGTTTACTTATTCAAAGTtggattgttttattaatataacaataaca includes these proteins:
- the si:dkey-191m6.4 gene encoding rho GTPase-activating protein 22 isoform X2 yields the protein MGPVCCKPDRLKKQHLQGGTGEKDRAPISHESFLLMANSQTDMDDWVKAIRRVIWAPFGGGIFGQRLEDTVQYEKKFGPRLAPLLVEQCVDFIRERGLDEEGLFRMPGQANLVKDLQEAFDCGDKPLFDSNTDIHTVASLLKLYLRELPEPVIPFSKYEDFLTCAQLLAKDEEEGVQELGNQVSTLPLPNFNLLKYICKFLDEVQSHCIQNKMSVQNLATVFGPNILRPKMEDPVTIMEGTSLVQHLMTILIREHNRLYSGRDQEGLTVPQTELPIQGHQLQHRSLGAWISEEDLQSGPVSNPDQEIDSSASSLDAKLCAAVTPTQSPNLNPGPKLGSSSGKGETVVSPSKQSKTIPSWKYSFKSSSAPRSQPQAKQGTGGAGSVADTTSVSSGGGGGGGGGGGNWLMNGLSSLRGHRRTSSGERSARDRDSTGSSQRLSTYDNVTSSSSMGSVPSVSSTPWSTSSCEISVPDSASEPSANENCGESGEKGDWMESQREIDRGRDGGMMTDPGSEQDSCEAMELCSSSAACSENGNMVAAAGVPSIIMSEDGDEVNSTLSSLVEGLKDELMKQKTSYEARIQKLEESSAALCAQMERLEQEMEQERKKQRMLEIKLRNSERAREDAENRNRLLEKEMEDFFSTLGDLALGARTSDI
- the si:dkey-191m6.4 gene encoding rho GTPase-activating protein 22 isoform X1, with protein sequence MTAMLSPKIRQTRRARSKSMVMGEVTRGPCRPASPSLQEGALKAGWLKKQRSIMKNWQLRWFVLRSDQLYFYKDEEETKPQGCIPLQGCQVNELTANLDEPGRHLFEIVPGGTGEKDRAPISHESFLLMANSQTDMDDWVKAIRRVIWAPFGGGIFGQRLEDTVQYEKKFGPRLAPLLVEQCVDFIRERGLDEEGLFRMPGQANLVKDLQEAFDCGDKPLFDSNTDIHTVASLLKLYLRELPEPVIPFSKYEDFLTCAQLLAKDEEEGVQELGNQVSTLPLPNFNLLKYICKFLDEVQSHCIQNKMSVQNLATVFGPNILRPKMEDPVTIMEGTSLVQHLMTILIREHNRLYSGRDQEGLTVPQTELPIQGHQLQHRSLGAWISEEDLQSGPVSNPDQEIDSSASSLDAKLCAAVTPTQSPNLNPGPKLGSSSGKGETVVSPSKQSKTIPSWKYSFKSSSAPRSQPQAKQGTGGAGSVADTTSVSSGGGGGGGGGGGNWLMNGLSSLRGHRRTSSGERSARDRDSTGSSQRLSTYDNVTSSSSMGSVPSVSSTPWSTSSCEISVPDSASEPSANENCGESGEKGDWMESQREIDRGRDGGMMTDPGSEQDSCEAMELCSSSAACSENGNMVAAAGVPSIIMSEDGDEVNSTLSSLVEGLKDELMKQKTSYEARIQKLEESSAALCAQMERLEQEMEQERKKQRMLEIKLRNSERAREDAENRNRLLEKEMEDFFSTLGDLALGARTSDI